In Kocuria turfanensis, a single genomic region encodes these proteins:
- a CDS encoding DUF1990 family protein has product MDDAAQPAGDGAHDEQDLGPGSRGRVAADGTPAGEGGRGRWAGERARGHRDGPGTSRRARAPRAGRRRDAPLEQRRLTYPEVGATAGALPAGYDHLVRSRAVGVGEAAFRAAAERLMGWDMHRSAGFEVRPTAARAALGARVVLRLGWGPLRLEAPCEVVRVLDEPRRQGFAYGTLEGHPERGEELFCLDLRPDGTVVLSITAFSRPAAWWARAGAPAARCVQERVTRRYLRGLL; this is encoded by the coding sequence ATGGACGACGCAGCACAGCCCGCCGGCGACGGCGCCCACGACGAGCAGGACCTCGGCCCCGGGTCCCGCGGACGCGTCGCCGCCGACGGGACCCCGGCCGGCGAGGGCGGCCGTGGCCGGTGGGCGGGGGAGCGGGCCCGCGGCCACCGGGACGGTCCCGGCACGTCCCGCCGGGCGCGGGCACCGCGCGCGGGGCGCCGCCGGGACGCGCCGCTGGAGCAGCGCCGGCTCACCTACCCCGAGGTCGGGGCGACCGCCGGTGCGCTGCCGGCCGGCTACGACCACCTGGTGCGCTCCCGCGCCGTCGGCGTCGGGGAGGCTGCGTTCCGGGCGGCCGCCGAGCGGCTGATGGGCTGGGACATGCACCGGTCCGCGGGCTTCGAGGTGCGGCCCACGGCCGCGCGGGCCGCCCTCGGCGCCCGGGTGGTGCTGCGCCTGGGATGGGGGCCGCTGCGGCTCGAGGCGCCGTGCGAGGTCGTGCGCGTGCTCGACGAGCCCCGGCGGCAGGGCTTCGCCTACGGCACGCTGGAGGGCCACCCGGAGCGGGGCGAAGAGCTGTTCTGCCTGGACCTGCGCCCGGACGGCACGGTGGTGCTGAGCATCACCGCGTTCTCCCGCCCGGCCGCGTGGTGGGCCCGGGCGGGGGCTCCGGCGGCCCGGTGCGTGCAGGAACGGGTCACCCGGCGCTATCTGCGCGGTCTACTCTGA
- a CDS encoding urease accessory protein UreD: MTAPTAPAAGPGRVPGPGPGTPAPTGRLALVLAPRGERTVAVRQFHAGALRVLRPHRLDGSGQPCFVVVNPGGGYLGGDRYELDVAVEAAGTALVTTQSATKVYRSPGAPARQDVRIALGPGAVLEYLPDQLIAYEDAEYVQSTTVSMDPSACLVASEVVTPGWAPDGTVFRYRGVALRTEVVMDGTTVVLDNLRLRPAEDAVAGLGFLEGRTHLGSLLVVDPRVDRALVDQVHELLAAAEQRLPQLRCGVSELPVPGLVVRALGPGSAELTELLLDVSALLRARWTGQGRVALRKY, translated from the coding sequence GTGACCGCGCCCACGGCCCCGGCGGCCGGTCCGGGACGCGTGCCGGGGCCCGGGCCGGGGACTCCCGCCCCGACCGGGCGGCTCGCGCTGGTCCTGGCACCCCGCGGGGAGCGCACCGTGGCCGTGCGGCAGTTCCACGCCGGGGCCCTGCGGGTGCTGCGCCCGCACCGCCTGGACGGGTCGGGGCAGCCGTGCTTCGTCGTCGTCAATCCCGGCGGCGGCTACCTCGGCGGGGACCGCTACGAGCTCGACGTCGCGGTGGAGGCCGCCGGCACCGCCCTGGTCACCACCCAGTCGGCGACCAAGGTCTACCGCAGCCCGGGAGCCCCGGCGCGCCAGGACGTGCGGATCGCGCTCGGCCCCGGTGCGGTGCTCGAGTACCTGCCGGACCAGCTGATCGCCTACGAGGACGCCGAGTACGTGCAGTCCACGACCGTGTCGATGGACCCCTCGGCCTGTCTCGTGGCGAGCGAGGTGGTCACCCCCGGGTGGGCACCGGACGGGACGGTCTTCCGCTACCGCGGCGTGGCCCTGCGCACCGAGGTGGTGATGGACGGGACCACGGTGGTGCTCGACAACCTCCGCCTGCGCCCCGCCGAGGACGCCGTGGCCGGGCTCGGCTTCCTGGAGGGCCGCACGCACCTGGGCTCCCTGCTGGTGGTGGACCCGCGGGTGGACCGCGCCCTGGTCGACCAGGTCCACGAGCTGCTCGCCGCCGCCGAGCAGCGGCTGCCGCAGCTGCGCTGCGGGGTCTCCGAGCTGCCGGTGCCGGGGCTCGTGGTCCGCGCCCTGGGACCGGGCTCCGCGGAGCTGACGGAGCTGCTGCTGGACGTCTCCGCGCTGCTGCGGGCCCGGTGGACCGGGCAGGGGCGCGTGGCGCTGCGCAAGTACTGA
- the ureG gene encoding urease accessory protein UreG, translating to MTTVPPAPTTPTGRGPVRIGVGGPVGAGKTQLVERVTRALIDEVSMAAITNDIYTIEDAKILARNGVLPLDRIVGIETGGCPHTAIREDTSMNEAAIERLCAEHPDLQLVFVESGGDNLSATFSPELVDFSIYVIDVAQGEKIPRKAGQGMIRSDLFVINKIDLAPHVGADLDVMAADSAVFRGDRPFCFTNLRTDEGLERILAWIRHDVLMLDMAR from the coding sequence ATGACCACCGTTCCCCCCGCCCCCACCACCCCGACCGGCCGCGGGCCCGTGCGCATCGGCGTGGGCGGGCCCGTGGGCGCCGGCAAGACGCAGCTCGTGGAGCGGGTCACCCGGGCGCTGATCGACGAGGTCTCCATGGCCGCGATCACCAACGACATCTACACGATCGAGGACGCCAAGATCCTGGCCCGCAACGGGGTGCTGCCGCTGGACCGGATCGTGGGCATCGAGACCGGCGGCTGCCCGCACACCGCCATCCGCGAGGACACCTCGATGAACGAGGCCGCGATCGAGAGACTGTGCGCCGAGCACCCGGACCTGCAGCTCGTGTTCGTCGAGTCCGGCGGGGACAACCTCTCGGCCACGTTCAGCCCCGAGCTGGTCGACTTCTCGATCTACGTCATCGACGTGGCCCAGGGCGAGAAGATCCCGCGCAAGGCCGGGCAGGGCATGATCCGGTCGGACCTGTTCGTGATCAACAAGATCGACCTCGCCCCGCACGTCGGGGCCGACCTGGACGTCATGGCCGCGGACTCGGCGGTGTTCCGCGGGGACCGGCCGTTCTGCTTCACCAATCTCCGCACGGACGAGGGCCTCGAGCGGATCCTCGCGTGGATCCGGCACGACGTGCTGATGCTGGACATGGCCCGGTGA
- a CDS encoding urease accessory protein UreF, translated as MPSTPTDPAVPAAAGMLAVLQLCDSALPTGAFAHSLGLETYLDDGTVGDEPGFLAWVRHCLHHQVVPAEGWAVRAVATAADDDAVWRADELLAAQALPVQVRDAASAMGRRMTEIGAENFTSPRLLAYADRQRAGTSRGSPAVAFALVGAGLGVPWEQLAGAYLFSTATSLTQNAVRGIPLGQNAGQRVLRALHEDVALGVERIGRMPEEEVGATSPGLEIAQMRHAWQRARMFMS; from the coding sequence ATGCCGAGCACACCCACTGACCCCGCCGTCCCCGCCGCCGCGGGGATGCTGGCCGTGCTGCAGCTGTGCGACTCCGCGCTGCCCACCGGCGCCTTCGCCCACTCCCTGGGCCTGGAGACCTACCTCGACGACGGCACCGTGGGCGACGAGCCCGGCTTCCTCGCCTGGGTGCGGCACTGCCTGCACCACCAGGTGGTGCCCGCCGAGGGCTGGGCCGTGCGGGCCGTCGCCACGGCGGCCGACGACGACGCCGTGTGGCGCGCCGACGAGCTGCTGGCCGCCCAGGCCCTGCCCGTCCAGGTGCGGGACGCCGCGTCCGCGATGGGCCGGCGGATGACCGAGATCGGCGCGGAGAACTTCACCTCCCCCCGGCTGCTGGCCTACGCGGACCGGCAGCGCGCCGGGACGAGCCGGGGCAGTCCCGCGGTGGCCTTCGCCCTCGTGGGCGCCGGTCTCGGCGTCCCCTGGGAGCAGCTGGCCGGGGCGTACCTCTTCTCGACCGCGACCTCCCTGACCCAGAACGCCGTGCGCGGGATCCCCCTCGGCCAGAACGCGGGCCAGCGGGTCCTGCGCGCCCTGCACGAGGACGTGGCCCTCGGGGTCGAGCGGATCGGGCGCATGCCCGAGGAGGAGGTCGGGGCGACCAGCCCCGGCCTGGAGATCGCCCAGATGCGCCACGCCTGGCAGCGGGCCCGGATGTTCATGTCCTGA
- a CDS encoding urease accessory protein UreE yields the protein MIVEAVLGNLAELTEQERAGLHLERVALSGPELRKRVQRVVTDHGTELGLHLAERRELKDGDILHREGRNAVVVSTLPTDVLVVAPATIEEMGRVAHALGNRHLPAQFLGPAAEVAQLPGHDGLMLLQYDHTAEAFLQETGVRFARVERQMEVPFRHAEHTH from the coding sequence GTGATCGTCGAAGCCGTCCTCGGCAACCTGGCCGAGCTCACCGAGCAGGAGCGCGCCGGCCTGCACCTGGAGCGTGTCGCCCTCTCCGGGCCCGAGCTGCGCAAGCGCGTCCAGCGGGTCGTGACCGACCACGGCACCGAGCTGGGCCTGCACCTGGCCGAGCGCCGGGAGCTCAAGGACGGGGACATCCTGCACCGGGAGGGCCGCAACGCGGTGGTGGTCTCGACCCTGCCCACCGACGTCCTGGTCGTGGCGCCGGCCACGATCGAGGAGATGGGCCGCGTGGCGCACGCGCTGGGCAACCGGCACCTGCCCGCCCAGTTCCTCGGCCCCGCCGCCGAGGTCGCGCAGCTGCCGGGGCACGACGGCCTCATGCTGCTGCAGTACGACCACACGGCCGAGGCCTTCCTGCAGGAGACCGGGGTGCGCTTCGCGCGCGTCGAACGGCAGATGGAGGTCCCGTTCCGCCATGCCGAGCACACCCACTGA
- the ureC gene encoding urease subunit alpha produces the protein MSHEMSRAQYTSLYGPTTGDLVRLADTELFLEVERDLTVPGDEVVFGGGKVIRDGMGHNGRLTRDDGVVDTVITNAVILDASGIYKADVGLRDGHISAIGKAGNPDIMDGVDVLIGASTEVIAGEGRILTAGGIDSHIHFIGADQIGTALSSGITTMFGGGTGPAEGSNATTITPGAWHLAGMFRALDGYPMNFGLLGKGHASAPEPLAEQIRAGAVGLKIHEDWGATTAAIDTALAVADAFDVQVAIHTDTLNECGFLEDTVAAIAGRVIHTFHTEGAGGGHAPDIIRIASLPHVLPSSTNPTLPYTRNTAEEHLDMLMVCHHLNPDIPEDVAFADSRIRPETIAAEDVLHDLGVFSMTSSDSQAMGRVGEVVLRTWQLADQMKRRTGPLPGETGRGDNARLRRYVAKYTINPALAHGIADVVGSVETGKFADLVLWDPVFFGVKPHLVLKGGQIVHSLMGDPNASIPTPQPQLMRDAFGARGTAPHANSITFMSRAAVEAGVGERLGLRKRVLPVGGIRGLTKQDMRHNDATPRIEVDPQTYEVRVDGELATCEPAEELAMAQRYFLF, from the coding sequence ATGAGCCACGAGATGTCCCGCGCCCAGTACACCAGCCTCTACGGCCCCACCACCGGGGACCTGGTGCGCCTGGCGGACACCGAGCTGTTCCTCGAGGTGGAGCGCGACCTCACCGTCCCCGGCGACGAGGTGGTCTTCGGCGGCGGCAAGGTGATCCGGGACGGCATGGGCCACAACGGCCGGCTCACCCGGGACGACGGCGTGGTGGACACCGTGATCACCAACGCGGTGATCCTGGACGCCTCCGGGATCTACAAGGCGGACGTGGGCCTGCGCGACGGGCACATCAGCGCGATCGGCAAGGCCGGCAACCCGGACATCATGGACGGGGTGGACGTCCTCATCGGCGCCTCCACCGAGGTGATCGCCGGTGAGGGCCGGATCCTCACCGCCGGCGGGATCGACTCGCACATCCACTTCATCGGGGCCGACCAGATCGGCACCGCCCTGTCCTCCGGGATCACCACGATGTTCGGCGGCGGCACCGGGCCCGCCGAGGGCTCCAACGCCACCACGATCACCCCCGGGGCGTGGCACCTCGCCGGGATGTTCCGGGCGCTCGACGGCTACCCCATGAACTTCGGGCTGCTCGGCAAGGGCCACGCCTCCGCCCCGGAGCCGCTCGCCGAGCAGATCCGGGCCGGGGCCGTGGGCCTGAAGATCCACGAGGACTGGGGCGCCACCACCGCGGCGATCGACACGGCCCTGGCCGTGGCCGACGCCTTCGACGTGCAGGTGGCCATCCACACCGACACGCTCAACGAGTGCGGCTTCCTCGAGGACACGGTGGCCGCCATCGCGGGCCGGGTGATCCACACCTTCCACACCGAGGGCGCCGGCGGCGGGCACGCCCCGGACATCATCCGCATCGCCTCGCTGCCCCACGTGCTGCCGTCCTCCACGAACCCGACGCTGCCCTACACCCGCAACACGGCCGAGGAGCACCTGGACATGCTCATGGTCTGCCACCACCTCAACCCGGACATCCCCGAGGACGTCGCCTTCGCCGACTCCCGGATCCGGCCGGAGACGATCGCCGCGGAGGACGTCCTGCACGACCTCGGGGTCTTCTCCATGACCTCCTCGGACTCCCAGGCCATGGGCCGTGTGGGCGAGGTGGTGCTGCGCACCTGGCAGCTCGCCGACCAGATGAAGCGGCGCACCGGCCCCCTGCCCGGGGAGACCGGCCGCGGGGACAACGCGCGGCTGCGGCGCTACGTGGCCAAGTACACGATCAACCCGGCGCTCGCGCACGGGATCGCCGACGTCGTGGGCTCGGTGGAGACCGGCAAGTTCGCGGACCTGGTGCTGTGGGACCCCGTGTTCTTCGGGGTGAAGCCGCACCTCGTGCTCAAGGGCGGGCAGATCGTCCACTCCCTCATGGGCGACCCCAACGCCTCCATCCCCACCCCGCAGCCGCAGCTGATGCGCGACGCCTTCGGGGCCCGGGGCACCGCCCCGCACGCCAACTCGATCACCTTCATGTCCCGCGCCGCCGTCGAGGCGGGCGTCGGCGAGCGCCTGGGCCTGCGCAAGCGGGTGCTGCCGGTGGGCGGGATCCGGGGGCTGACCAAGCAGGACATGCGGCACAACGACGCCACCCCGCGGATCGAGGTGGACCCGCAGACCTACGAGGTCCGGGTCGACGGCGAGCTCGCCACCTGCGAGCCCGCCGAGGAGCTGGCCATGGCCCAGCGCTACTTCCTCTTCTGA
- a CDS encoding urease subunit beta encodes MIPGEYVLRPEPVLINADRPTTEVDVVNRGDRPVQVGSHFHFAEANPGLEFDRAAARGFRLDVPAGTAVRFEPGDRKRVRLVALAGRREVHGLANQVDGPLDRPAGAAPGPSVPAAGPSTTAPEQEQA; translated from the coding sequence GTGATCCCCGGAGAGTACGTCCTGCGGCCCGAGCCCGTGCTGATCAACGCCGACCGGCCCACCACGGAGGTGGACGTGGTCAACCGCGGCGACCGCCCGGTGCAGGTGGGCTCGCACTTCCACTTCGCCGAGGCCAATCCCGGGCTCGAGTTCGACCGGGCCGCGGCCCGGGGCTTCCGCCTCGACGTCCCCGCCGGCACGGCCGTGCGCTTCGAGCCCGGCGACCGCAAGCGGGTGCGCCTGGTGGCCCTGGCCGGGCGCCGCGAGGTGCACGGCCTCGCCAACCAGGTCGACGGTCCCCTCGACCGCCCCGCCGGCGCCGCCCCGGGGCCCTCCGTCCCGGCCGCCGGCCCGTCCACCACCGCGCCGGAGCAGGAGCAGGCATGA
- a CDS encoding urease subunit gamma: MHLTPREQEKLLVVVAGDLARRRRDRGLRLNHPEAVALITAELLEGARDGRTVAELMSWGSTILAREDVMEGVPEMISSVQVEATFPDGTKLVTVHDPIR; encoded by the coding sequence GTGCACCTGACACCCCGTGAGCAGGAAAAGCTGCTCGTCGTCGTGGCCGGTGACCTCGCGCGCCGCCGCCGGGACCGCGGGCTGCGGCTCAACCACCCGGAGGCCGTCGCCCTGATCACCGCCGAGCTGCTGGAGGGCGCCCGGGACGGCCGGACCGTGGCCGAGCTGATGTCCTGGGGCTCCACGATCCTCGCCCGCGAGGACGTCATGGAGGGCGTGCCGGAGATGATCTCCTCCGTCCAGGTGGAGGCGACGTTCCCCGACGGCACCAAGCTCGTCACCGTCCACGACCCCATCCGCTGA
- a CDS encoding substrate-binding periplasmic protein, which translates to MLGEVVVSMRSCRRALAVAALLAVLGSGCASGFPKDPEGTLDRVRGGELRAGVSESPPWTEVADSGRPSGVEVELVEEFADRIDAEVVWYPGAESHLIRSLEGGDLDVVVAGLTETSPWAKHAALTRPHTEIETWDGRTEKLVLATRLGENGFLAELETFLVEREEGR; encoded by the coding sequence GTGCTCGGAGAGGTCGTGGTGTCGATGCGGTCCTGCCGGCGCGCGCTCGCGGTGGCGGCGCTGCTCGCGGTCCTGGGCTCGGGGTGCGCCTCGGGGTTCCCGAAGGACCCGGAGGGCACCCTCGACCGGGTGCGCGGCGGGGAGCTGCGGGCCGGGGTCTCGGAGAGCCCGCCCTGGACGGAGGTCGCCGACAGCGGCCGCCCCTCGGGCGTGGAGGTCGAGCTGGTCGAGGAGTTCGCCGACCGGATCGACGCCGAGGTGGTGTGGTACCCCGGCGCCGAGAGCCACCTGATCCGCTCGCTCGAAGGCGGTGACCTCGACGTCGTCGTCGCGGGCCTCACCGAGACGTCCCCCTGGGCGAAGCACGCCGCCCTGACCCGCCCGCACACCGAGATAGAGACGTGGGACGGCCGCACGGAGAAGCTCGTGCTGGCCACCCGGCTGGGGGAGAACGGCTTCCTCGCCGAGCTGGAGACGTTCCTGGTGGAACGGGAGGAGGGGCGGTGA
- a CDS encoding cation diffusion facilitator family transporter, protein MRRAPGAGRFGATELTEEQSGTLRRAVRLEWTTIGVLVLIIAAVGLVAGQSQAMRTAWVEDMLSLLPPIAFLVAARIARRSPTPRHPYGYHRAVGVGHLVAAVALLGMGGSLVADAGTALLTGDRPPIGVLNVLGVPVWAGWPMVAVMVATSIPPVILGRMKIRLAEELHDKVLFADAAMNKADWMTGLATAAGVLGIGMGLWWADAVAALVVSTSIVADGVTNLRGSVSDLVDSRATTYDDAAPHPLIREVETVLRQQPWVLDVGVRVRDEGHVFHVEGFLVPVAGAMPTLEQLAAARQRCTDLDWKIEDVVLAPVAELPEDQVPC, encoded by the coding sequence GTGAGGCGCGCACCGGGGGCGGGCAGGTTCGGGGCGACCGAGCTCACGGAGGAGCAGTCGGGGACGCTGCGCCGCGCGGTGCGCCTCGAGTGGACCACCATCGGGGTGCTCGTGCTCATCATTGCGGCCGTAGGACTCGTGGCCGGTCAGTCCCAGGCCATGAGGACCGCGTGGGTCGAGGACATGCTCTCGCTCCTGCCACCGATCGCGTTTCTCGTGGCCGCTCGGATCGCGAGGCGCTCACCGACACCGCGGCACCCCTACGGCTACCACCGGGCCGTGGGCGTGGGCCACCTCGTGGCGGCGGTCGCGCTGCTGGGAATGGGGGGCTCCCTGGTGGCCGACGCCGGGACGGCGCTGCTGACCGGGGACCGGCCGCCGATCGGGGTGTTGAACGTCCTCGGCGTCCCGGTGTGGGCGGGCTGGCCCATGGTGGCCGTCATGGTGGCCACGAGCATCCCGCCCGTGATCCTGGGGCGGATGAAGATCAGGCTGGCCGAGGAGCTGCACGACAAGGTCCTCTTCGCCGATGCCGCCATGAACAAGGCGGACTGGATGACCGGGCTCGCCACGGCCGCCGGTGTCCTGGGCATCGGGATGGGCCTGTGGTGGGCGGACGCGGTCGCGGCGCTCGTGGTCTCCACCTCGATCGTCGCGGACGGGGTCACCAACCTCCGGGGCTCCGTGTCCGACCTCGTGGACTCCCGGGCCACGACGTACGACGACGCCGCTCCCCACCCCCTCATCCGGGAGGTGGAGACGGTGCTGCGCCAGCAGCCGTGGGTGCTCGACGTCGGCGTCCGGGTCCGCGACGAGGGCCACGTCTTCCACGTCGAGGGGTTCCTGGTCCCCGTGGCCGGTGCGATGCCGACGCTCGAGCAGCTCGCGGCAGCCCGGCAGCGGTGCACAGACCTGGACTGGAAGATCGAGGACGTGGTCCTGGCCCCCGTGGCGGAGCTGCCGGAGGACCAGGTCCCGTGCTGA
- a CDS encoding thiamine pyrophosphate-binding protein: MSARRTTARAVLETLRGYGVDTVFGIPGTHSLEFYRPLRELGIRAVTTRHEQGAAYGADGWSQISGLPGVVITTSGPGLLNSLSGAATAYAESRPMIILSPGRPVGHDFRDIGSLHETKNPSAAVDAIVGRSRRVTGGAEAVTMIHDAFRDFAHSRPRPVHIEIPLDVLEAELDYTDRQVAPRRLGAPQPAPIEDVRRAAEVLRGAATPVILAGGGSLAAGERLLELAELLEAPVITTTNGKGAIPERHRLSLGADLRLSTAHEFLRAADALLVIGSKVGEAELWGGDITPGGPIVRVDIMRDQMLCNLDPDIELPGHSAAVVPQLIEALGPLEPRPPRDLADVFARLDDEGRRTAPELAALNETIMSVVPEDTIVGGDSSQVTYLGSTTFFRARHPHSLLYMGTYATLGYGLPASIGAKLAAPDRPVLCLVGDGALMFSIQELMTAVELGLDLPIVCVDNGGYGEIRQNMTDRDIDPLAVDLRQPDWPALAEAFGAVGFTATQETLAETVVEALAVRGPSLVHLRL, translated from the coding sequence GTGAGCGCCCGGCGCACCACGGCCCGCGCCGTGCTGGAGACCCTCCGCGGCTACGGGGTCGACACCGTCTTCGGCATCCCCGGCACCCACTCCCTGGAGTTCTACCGCCCGCTGCGGGAGCTGGGCATCCGCGCGGTCACCACCCGCCACGAGCAGGGGGCCGCCTACGGGGCCGACGGGTGGAGCCAGATCTCCGGGCTGCCGGGGGTCGTCATCACGACCTCCGGCCCCGGGCTGCTCAACTCCCTGTCCGGGGCGGCCACCGCCTACGCCGAGTCCCGCCCGATGATCATCCTCTCCCCCGGACGGCCCGTGGGCCACGACTTCCGGGACATCGGCTCGCTGCACGAGACGAAGAACCCCTCCGCGGCCGTCGACGCCATCGTGGGCCGCAGCCGCCGGGTCACCGGCGGCGCCGAGGCCGTGACCATGATCCACGACGCCTTCCGGGACTTCGCCCACTCCCGGCCCCGCCCCGTGCACATCGAGATCCCGCTCGACGTGCTGGAGGCCGAGCTCGACTACACGGACCGGCAGGTGGCCCCGCGCCGGCTCGGCGCCCCGCAGCCGGCCCCGATCGAGGACGTGCGCCGCGCCGCCGAGGTGCTGCGCGGGGCGGCCACCCCCGTCATCCTGGCCGGCGGCGGCTCGCTGGCCGCCGGGGAGCGGCTGCTGGAGCTCGCCGAGCTGCTCGAGGCGCCGGTCATCACCACGACCAACGGCAAGGGCGCGATCCCGGAGCGGCACCGCCTCTCCCTGGGCGCCGACCTGCGCCTGTCCACCGCCCACGAGTTCCTGCGCGCGGCCGACGCCCTGCTCGTGATCGGCTCCAAGGTCGGCGAGGCCGAGCTGTGGGGCGGGGACATCACCCCGGGCGGGCCGATCGTGCGCGTGGACATCATGCGGGACCAGATGCTGTGCAACCTCGACCCGGACATCGAGCTGCCCGGCCATTCCGCGGCCGTGGTCCCGCAGCTGATCGAGGCGCTCGGCCCGCTCGAGCCGCGACCCCCGCGGGACCTCGCCGACGTGTTCGCCCGGCTCGACGACGAGGGCCGTCGCACCGCGCCCGAGCTCGCGGCGCTCAACGAGACGATCATGTCCGTGGTGCCCGAGGACACGATCGTGGGCGGGGACTCCTCCCAGGTCACCTATCTGGGCTCGACCACGTTCTTCCGCGCCCGGCACCCGCACTCCCTGCTCTACATGGGGACCTACGCGACCCTGGGCTACGGGCTGCCGGCCTCGATCGGGGCCAAGCTCGCCGCTCCGGACCGGCCGGTGCTGTGCCTCGTGGGCGACGGCGCGCTGATGTTCTCGATCCAGGAGCTGATGACCGCCGTGGAGCTGGGCCTGGACCTGCCGATCGTCTGCGTGGACAACGGCGGCTACGGCGAGATCCGGCAGAACATGACCGACCGGGACATCGACCCGCTGGCCGTGGACCTGCGGCAGCCGGACTGGCCGGCGCTCGCGGAGGCCTTCGGCGCCGTGGGGTTCACGGCGACGCAGGAGACCCTGGCCGAGACGGTCGTCGAGGCGCTGGCCGTGCGCGGCCCCAGCCTGGTGCACCTGCGCCTCTGA
- a CDS encoding sodium:solute symporter: protein MNVLIIVLYLVAMVAVGLWASRRAKNAEDYRVAGRRLGPGFYTGTMAAVVLGGASTVGGVGLGYTYGISGMWLVVAIATGLAALSLFFAGRIQSLKVFTVSQMLQLRYGERGGAKASSFVMLAYTVMLSVTSTSAYAAIFSVLLPLDRTWAILLGGVVVVAYSVLGGMWSITLTDMMQFVFMTVGLFLILLPFSLSAAGGWNGLGERLDASFFTWGGMGTQAIITQFVVYGFGMLIGQDIWQRVFTARSPQVARWGGLTSAAYVALYGVAGAVIGMTAAAVAPELSSPDDAFATMAQQYVPAGLGGIVLAAGVAAMMSTASGALIAAATVARVDVVPTLKSLGRRDAAPAPEGTAEALRGDRLYVLVFGVVITAISIFVSDTVTALTIAYDILVGGLLVAILGGLVWRRGTGLGAALSMLVGSVVTVASMAVFGVLANAPIYLGLLSSAVVYVVVSLLTRPTHAEVLQHWDERIATSRRTRGAEDPTGTAGRTEARS, encoded by the coding sequence ATGAATGTGCTGATCATCGTGCTGTACCTGGTCGCCATGGTGGCGGTGGGCCTCTGGGCCAGCCGGCGCGCCAAGAACGCGGAGGACTACCGGGTGGCCGGCCGCCGGCTCGGCCCCGGCTTCTACACCGGCACCATGGCGGCCGTGGTCCTCGGTGGCGCCTCCACGGTCGGCGGAGTGGGCCTGGGCTACACCTACGGGATCTCCGGCATGTGGCTCGTGGTGGCGATCGCCACGGGTCTGGCCGCGCTGAGCCTGTTCTTCGCCGGGCGCATCCAGTCGCTGAAGGTGTTCACCGTCTCCCAGATGCTGCAGCTGCGCTACGGGGAGCGCGGCGGGGCCAAAGCGTCGTCGTTCGTGATGCTGGCCTACACGGTGATGCTCTCGGTGACCTCCACCTCCGCGTACGCGGCGATCTTCTCGGTCCTGCTCCCCCTCGACCGCACCTGGGCGATCCTGCTCGGCGGCGTGGTCGTGGTGGCGTACTCCGTGCTCGGCGGCATGTGGTCGATCACGCTGACGGACATGATGCAGTTCGTGTTCATGACGGTCGGGCTGTTCCTGATCCTGCTGCCCTTCTCCCTCTCCGCCGCGGGCGGCTGGAACGGGCTGGGCGAGCGGCTCGACGCGTCGTTCTTCACCTGGGGCGGCATGGGCACGCAGGCGATCATCACCCAGTTCGTGGTCTACGGGTTCGGCATGCTCATCGGCCAGGACATCTGGCAGCGCGTCTTCACCGCCCGCTCCCCGCAGGTCGCCCGCTGGGGCGGGCTCACCTCCGCCGCCTACGTGGCGCTCTACGGCGTGGCCGGCGCCGTCATCGGGATGACCGCCGCGGCCGTGGCCCCGGAGCTGTCCTCCCCCGACGACGCGTTCGCCACGATGGCCCAGCAGTACGTCCCGGCCGGGCTGGGCGGGATCGTGCTGGCCGCCGGTGTGGCCGCCATGATGTCCACGGCCTCGGGAGCGCTCATCGCCGCGGCCACGGTCGCGCGGGTCGACGTCGTGCCGACCCTGAAGTCCCTGGGCCGGCGCGACGCCGCCCCGGCCCCGGAGGGCACCGCCGAGGCGCTGCGCGGCGACCGGCTCTACGTCCTCGTCTTCGGCGTGGTGATCACCGCGATCTCGATCTTCGTGTCCGACACCGTCACCGCCCTCACGATCGCCTACGACATCCTGGTGGGCGGGCTGCTCGTCGCGATCCTCGGCGGCCTGGTGTGGCGCCGGGGCACCGGCCTCGGGGCCGCCCTGTCCATGCTCGTGGGCTCCGTGGTGACCGTCGCGTCCATGGCGGTCTTCGGCGTGCTGGCCAACGCGCCCATCTACCTGGGCCTGCTCAGCTCCGCGGTCGTCTACGTGGTCGTCTCGCTGCTGACCCGCCCCACGCACGCCGAGGTGCTGCAGCACTGGGACGAGCGCATCGCCACGTCCCGCCGGACCCGCGGCGCCGAGGACCCCACCGGCACCGCCGGCCGGACGGAGGCCCGCTCGTGA